In Candidatus Electrothrix scaldis, the genomic window CATGGAAGTACCTCTTTTATTTTAAAGGATGAATGATCAATAGGTGTATTTATAGAAACTTATGGGGAAACGGCGGATGGCTTGTGCCGCGAGCCATATTCTCAGGGATGTGGCTTTCAGCCAATTAACCCCGAACTGCCTTAGCTCTGCCGCATGGTATAGCAAGGAAGCCTATGAGGAGGGTTCCTGCTATCATCACTTGTTATCCTAAGTGGATGCTTTTGTTAAATAACGGCTTCAGATGTCCTTGGTTTGAAAGATAAATCTAGTTTTTCTTTCAGGTATGATTTAAGGCAAAATACTTCAATTTTATGTGCCTTCTTAGGATTGTCTAAGAAATAATGAGTATAATCGTTTTCAGAGTCTGGAGATATAATTTGCATTTTCCTTTCTTCATTGTTGATGTCTTTCAGGATGTCGTCATGCTTGATATCCGTGTCCCAACAAACGACACTATGAAGATTTTCAAATGAATGATTGAAGCCTCTTGATAAAGTCCTTTTGAATTCTACATAGAAAAGCTTGGCACTGGCAATGGGAGTGCTTCTATCTCCTTTCGCTATCACATCTATTCCATCATGAGTATCGTAGTCAATGACATGAAAAGGAAAAATTGCTTCGTTCATTTGGGATAGTATGAGAAATATTGAAAATACGCCACTTTCCCTCTCTGGCTCTACAAGTGTAATACCATTATATTGAGCGACGTTGGCTCTATTGATTTTCTTAATTCTCCATTCAAAATTTTTTTTCTCTTTTTCAGTTGTTTGGTAAGCGTGGGCTTCTTCTTCAAGCCACTCCATTGAAGTCCATTCATCGCTTTTAACTATGGAGTCATATATTTTTCTAATCTCATCTTTGAGGTCTTGAAGAATTTCGGAAGGAGTGTTGTCTATTGACCCTCTGTTTGCGGTAAGACGTAGGTCTTGGCAGTTTATAAAAGCATGAAATTTTGTGTATTCTGATCCTTTGAAAGTTATCCATTCGTTTTTTCTCTGAATAGGCATATAATCTTTACATGCCCACAATCCATATCTTTCCTGAATTGTATAAGCTCCTTCTGGAGCAGAATATCCAGGCCTTCTTATCATGGGGTTATAAGCATACTTTACATATCTCCCCTCAAGGCAGAAAACGGCTTCGTATTTAATTTCAGGGAAATTTTTCAACACCCCTGTTTTTACAATTTTTTTGGAATAATGATCTGGTGCTTTAACCATGTAGTCATCAAGAAGTTTATTGATATTCTTACTGTCTTCTGGAAAAAAGTGACCTTGCTCAATTTCTTCGGAAGAGTCCTTGCCAAGACCTTGTAGAAATAGTTGAACTTTACGTTCAGGTTCAAGGAATTGATTATCTACAGAGCCATGTTTCGTGAACCAGGTGATGTAATCTTTTAGAATATCGTGTGTAAATTTATCGCGACGATTGTTGTTATACCCATAAATTGTAATTTCAGTGCCTTTATCAATTTTATTTGTCGGAGTTACTTCTACCGTCGGGATTTTTCTATCGAACAACTTTCTGAAAGGTTCCTCCATTCTGGCAATAAAACCTTTTTCGCCAGTTGAGGTCAGAACTTCAATTTTTCTGCTGTTGAAGTAAACTTTTGTCCCGTGACCTTTTTCACCAATAGCGTCCACATCTTCTCTTCGGGTTGAATTGCCCAAATCAAAAAAGCTTTGGAGCTGATTTGATGTCATTCCAGAACCATTATCTTTGAGGGTAATTTTTAAAATTGATTCCCCATATTGTTTGATGACCTCAAAAATAATTTTTATCTCTGTGCTTTTAGCATCATATGAGTTGCTAATAGCTTCTCTGACCAAGTCTAAAGGATTCGAAAAGTCATTCGCGATTTCGATAAACTCTTGAGTTTCATCAACTTTAGGTGTGATTATATATGACTCCATTTATTCTCCGCTACGTAGTGTGTTTTATAAGGTACTATTTGATATGAAAATAATCTCAGAATAGGTCTTGGCAAAGTCACGAATACGAAGGGTGGTGTCTAAAGGTCCTTCCATGTGCCTTCGGGTCTTGGTGAAAAAAACTCAAGCCCCTGCCAGCTCATTAAACGCATGCCTTTCCTCTGCATTCCCAACAACCGCGACCAAATCGCCACCTTGAAACGTATAATCCACTTGAGGATTAGAATAGAATTCTTTCCCTTGGATGATTCCCACAATTGACGCCCCGGTCTTGGTACGAACAGCTGCCTCCCCGATATTTTTATTGGCAAGAGGACTTTCCGGGGAGATCGTTACCCAGGAGATTTCCAGCATGTTCTTTATATTACCAAGTTTTGCCAAAAGATCATGCCCATCCTTGGGGTGATAAATTGACGAATATAAATTTTGCCGGACATCGTCTGTATATTGCTGAATAACACTCACAGGGACATCAAAATGCAGAAGCGCCTGCCGTGCAATTTCCAACCCCGCTTCCATCTCAGGCAATACAGCCATATATATGCCGCTTTCATATAAGGCCTGCGTTTGTTTGATACCATCGGCCCGGGCAATGATGTGGAGTTCAGAATTATGCCGACGTGATAGCCGGACAATGGATTGTGAGGTTGTGACATCAGGGGTAGTTATAAGTAAGAGCTTCGCTGAAGTAACCTTGGCAAGCTCAAGAACCGTTGCATGGTTTATATCGCCGTAAATAACTGGGTACTCTGCTTCTTTGCATTCAAGCATGCGCTGGTGATTTACCTCAACAATCACAAAGGGAATGCTGAGTTGTCTCAGGACCTGCGCGATGTGTTGGCCTACCCGTCCACCTCCGGCAATGATGATATGGTTCTTTAAGCCAGACTGGGGAAGGTTTTCTGTTTGCAGCGGTTCCTGCTTGAATCGACGTTTTTTCAGCTTGTAGAGTGGTGCTGCCAAGGCCGAGGCAAAAGGCGTCAGGACCATACTCAAGACGGACACGGCAAGCACGAGGGAATACATGTCCTGGTCAATAGACTTTGTCTCAAGTCCCAATCGTGCAAGCACAAAGGAGAATTCACCGATCTGGAATAACCCGAATCCAACGGCAATCGGAATAATATTGCCATAGCGAAACAGGACCGCCAGCATGGAGAAAATTGTTCCTTTGAAGACCGCGATAGCGAGACATAGGGAGAGAATCCGAACCCAGTTGTCAAATAAATATATGGGGTCGAGTAGCATGCCGACGGATGTGAAAAACAAAAGACCGAAAATATCCCTGAGGGGAATAATGTCACTCAGGGCCTGGTGGCCATAATCAGACTCGCTCAAAACCATTCCGGCCACAAAGGCGCCAAACGCAAAAGACAGCCCGAAAAGGTAGGTGGCATAGCCTATACCGAGACCTATGGCAGTTATAGATAAAATGAAAAGCTCTCGTGAATTCCACTGCGCAACATGCTCCATCAGCCACGGAAGCAGCTTCCTGCCAAAATAAAACATCAAAACCAGGAAAACGACAGATTTAACTATGGCGATGGCCAGGATTGGCAAACCTGCTTCAGGATTGCTGAGCTGCGGGAGAATAATCATCATCGGGATGATGGCCAAGTCCTGAATAATGAGCATTCCGATCATAACCCGGCTGGAGAGTGTCCCTAAAAGCCCTCTACTCATCAGGGTTTTTAAGGTCACCATCGTGCTGGAAAGTGATATGAGGGAGCCAAACCATATGGCATGCGCGAAAGAAAGGCCTAGGTATCTACCAAGAGCAAAGCCGAAGCTAATGGTCAGCAGAATTTGTATTGGTGTCCCTAAGAGGGCGATGTTACGAACCGGCCTTAATTCACTGAGAGAAAATTCCAGACCCAAAGCAAAGAGAAGAAGGGCCACGCCGATTTCTGCCAGCAGCTCAATTTCATGGAGATCTCCGACTGTCACCCCGCCGGTATATGGCCCCACAACAATACCTGCTGCAATATAGCCTAAAATCAATGGTTGTTTGGCCCGCTGGGCAATAAGTGCGCCAATTAAGGCGGCAACGACAATGATAACAATATCTGCGGCTACACCCATTTTGTTCCCATCTTTTGTGTTTGTATTGAGTTGTTCATGCTGTTTTGAGTCAGCAGCTTGGATCTGGTATGAAAGATGTAAATTTAATCAGTTATGCTCAATGAGTAAATAGGAAAGAACAGCTCGGGTAATCTCATATCTTCTTGCATTCATTTCGCCTTTATTTCTATGTAGCTGTCGAGAAAAAGCTTGCTGATGATTTTACAGCCTGATGGGCAAAAAAAAATGCAGAGCCTGAGAACTCAGACTCTGCATCGTTTGCAGCTAAGCGGCAAAAGCTCTTTTCAATCGGGAGATTTGCTATTTTTTAGTCTTTCCCGGATTGACGACTGTAATCTTTCCTTCTGTGCTTGTTGTATTTCCAGAAGGATCTGTCGCTGTGATCGTCCAGGTAATATTATCGCCAACCCCGCCAGAATCAAGAATTGTCAGGGTATCGCCGGAAAAATTAACCACACAGGACTGCATTTTGCTGTGCTCCTTGCCGTTGCCCTTAACACCATAGCAATAATAATCTGTTATCTCGGGACTTGTTGCGGAGCAGTTGTCTGTTACAGTCGCGGTGAAGGAAATAGGCGCATCCGGCGGAATAATGGTATCCGGTGCATTTGCTTCTATAACCGGAGCGGTATCGTCCTTTACAGTAACGGTCGCTGTTGCTGAACTGCTGTTGCCGTTGCAGTCGTTGACTGTCAGTATAACTGTATTCTCGCCCAAGTCGGCACAGGTAAAGCTGCTCTTGTCTATTGTGCGGGAGGCAATGCAACAGTTATCCGTTGAACCGTTGTCAATCACATCAGCCGTTGTTGAAGCATTGCCGTTTTCGTCAAGCGAAACCGTAATGTTCTGTGTCCGTACATTCGGCGGCGTAACATCGTCCACAACCACCTGCTGCATCTGACCCGACCTGTTTCCCCTACCGTCATCAAACGTCCAAGGTACTGTAAACGTCCCCTGTTCATTGTAGCTGAGAGGGGCATTTGTTGTTCCGGTCACCGTCCCGGCACAGTTATCATGGGCCGTCGGAGCGGAAGATACGGTTGCTGAACACTCGCCTGTTACTTGGGGCAGAGGATTCACGTTCGGTACAGGTGCCAGATTATCAACGACTGTCACATTGGATATGCAGGAATCCTCCTGCCCCAAAGAATCCGTAGCAGTCAAAGTGACAACATGCTGCGCCTCAATATCCGAGCAGGTAAAATTTGTTCTGGAAAGACTTAAAGTCACTGGTCCCTCTACATCAGAGGAACCGTTATTTGCATCAGTCGGCGACACAACAACGCTTCCGTTGGCATCAAGCGGCACAATAATGTCTTTGCACAGAGCCGTCGGCGTCGGGTCATCACAGACAGATGTTGTTACAGTTGCCGTTTTTTCCGGTACGCCCGGAGTGGTGCTTGTCAGGGTAAACTGATTGGAAAATTTCGTATTGGGTACAAGAGGAGGCGATAAAGGCACTGTTGCTATCGTTGAACCGGTTTCCCCGGATGCAATATCTCCCATATTCCAACTCAAAGAGGTTCCACCCCAAGTACCACCGGCATGACTGACCAGAACGTCCTCTATATCTATATCAGCTTTATTTTTATAGCTGGCTGTATAGGTGATGTCCGTACTATTCGCAGGAATACACTTTCCCCCGTCATCTACGGAAAAATCACCGCAAAAATAATCACCGAGTTTGCCGCCGCCAAGCTCATAAAGAGAGCCGCCGGTCACCCAGATATGTTTCAACGCACCGAATCCCATTCCTTCAACGTAAGATCCGTTTGTGTCGGAATATGCAAAAAGATTTTCTTCCTTCCAAGAGCCTGTATCAGGATTATACTTCCATTGCCCAATATAATCTGATGTCATATCAGAGATATATACATACGGGGTGCCGTTGCAGTCAGGGATAACCTCTAGGCCGTCCATGTGGCCGCCCGCTAAATTCGCATATGTAAAACACGGCACCCAAGCAGTACCGTCATAGCTATAAACAGTCCTGCTGGATTCATTGGATGCATACCATACGTGATTAACATCATCGTAACCAAGCTGAGAAGGACTAAATCCATTTGAATCAATCACCTTAGAGGTTGTTCCAGTAGCGAATACATACTGATATATATTCTTGTCTCTACCGATAAAGTATACTCTGTCAGCAACAGCATATAGTTCGCTTGCTCCTTGGCCGCCCAATTCTGGGATAGAATAGGTTTTCAGATAGGTTAGCTTTCTTTCCTCAATTGGGCCTATCTGATCATCGCCAGTATTAGGTGTCTCATCCCCTCCGATATTCTGCGGATGTTGATCCGGCTCCAGAACTCCATCTTCGTCGCTATCCTGCAATGTCACCTGATATACATCAATCTGGCCTCCTCTGTTGATGTATATCAGATCTCCATACGAATCTACATCGTATCCTCCTTTAAATTCACTGTTGCTAGTAGTAAAAATTGCATATTGATAATAGTGACCGGTAGGGCCGGTGGTGTTAATGTAGTCAGCCGTTGCTACCATAGGCAGGATTGATAAAAGGATTGAAGACATTCCCCAAATAGCTTTTTGTTTCATGTAATTTTTCTCCTTTCTTTGATGTCTAATATATTTCTTTGGTAATAAAAAAAGTTGAATTTTCGAGTATGATTATACGGTTTTTTTTACTTTGTCAATATATTTTAAATTAAAACAATATGTTATTTGTTTTGATTATTAAAGCCAGTAAGGAATCGACGTGGAAAAAATATTTGTACATTGAAATTTCAAGGGAAATATAGGCTGGGTGCATTCCCAAAAAGTAGGAAGTTTACCTGATGAGCACAATTTTTAAACTGAGTGTATATATCAACAAGTTACAATGGCATCGCTAAAGCCTATAAAGAGAAATATAAAAACATTATGCTCAGGTAAACAGCGCAAATCATCCAAAACGGGGTGGTTTGATCATTATTCTAAATGATATTTTGATGAAGCTAAATATAAATCATCGTAAAGTTAGATAGATAAGACTGAATAACATTTCTGCTTTTTGCCTACTTTTTGGGAATGCTCCCTATAGGCTTTGGAAAAGAGATGTTTGTTTTATAGCCTACCGAAAACTCGGTACCGAAGGAAACAAGCCCGGGTCGGTATGAGGAATAAAGCGGGAACCGGAAAAGCGGATCATGAATTCCTGGTTCACATTTAGCTCAATATAGGTGATCTTGCGGGCGATTTCCAGGGATTGCTCAAAGGCCTTGTGGTCAAGCAGGACTAACTCGGCACCGCGCAGGGAGCTGTTGCCAACCGGCTGAAAGGTGGAAAGGGGGAGGTCCGGCAGCATGCCGAGGGTAATGGCCTGCCGGGGATTGATGTGTTTGCCAAATGCGCCAGCCACAGAGATGCGGGACAAATCACTGAATTCCAGCCCGACCTGCCCGGTCAGCGTCACCAGAATCGCATACATGGCCGCTTTTGAGCGCATCATGGCATCCAGATCAAGCTGGCTGAGGAGCACCGGCTCATCATTGCCCGCTTCTCCTGCAGCAACTGCCAGAAAGACCTGCTCGCCGTCCATCTCCAGTAAACGTTCCTCAACAAAAGCTTTCTGCGCCTCTGATTGATCAGGGAACGAGGCCTGGAATTTCCCCCGCAGATCGACAATACGGGCGAGATAAAGCTCTGCTACCAGGTCTATCAAGCCGGAACCGCAGAGCCCTACCGGCGGTGCCTCCCCGATACTGCGCCAAGTGAGCTGCCAATTCTCCCTGTCAATGGCTACATGCTCGACTGCGCCAGCAGCAGCTCGCATGCCCATTCGAGCTACCCCGCCTTCCAGGGCAGGGCCTGCTGCGCCGGCGCAGGCAATGAGCCACTCGCTGTTTCCCATGACCACCTCAGCATTGGTACCCACATCTATGAGCATGCAGGTCTCCTCGCCCTGATCAAGGCCAGTTGCCAGGATGCCGGACATCAGGTCGCCCCCGAAATAACTTCCTTTGCCCGGTAATACCCGCACGGTTGCCTGCGGATGAAGTTGCAGCCCGATCTCCTGGGCCAGGCAAGGATCTGGGGCATTGGCCAAGGGGATGTACGGTTCCCGGCAGATGTGACGTGGATTGAGGCCGAGCAGGAGGTGAACCATAGTCGTGTTGCCTGAAACGGCAGCCGCCTGCACCTCCTGAGGAGAAACGGCAGCTTCTTGGCAGAGCTCGTCAAGGAGTTCATGGATAGAGGCAAGGACAGCCTCTTGTAACACAACCAGCCCTTGCCTTTCACCCTCTTTGCGTTCCGCGAAATGAATGCGGCTGAGGATATCAGTTCCATAGTCGACCTGGCGGTTGAGGACGGCAGCGTGGGCAATCGTCTCTCCGGTGAGGAGGTCCAGCAGGGTGGCCTCCAAGTGAGTGGAACCGAGATCCAGGGCCAAGGCTGGCAGGCGTTTCGGTGCCTTTGCAAAGAAATCCACAAGGACAAGGCGGGTGGGCTCATATTGCACTACAGCATAGCCGGTAAAATCGGCAGCTCTGAATGCGGCGGCAAGAGGTGCCATACAGGAGAAGGGGATATGGCTGGCGCAAGAGCGCAAGGGATCCGGCAATGACTCGGCTAAGGCGAGTTTCAGGCGATCAAGATCAGCGGTGTTATCCTGTAGGCTGGGCGGAGCTGCATTGACATGTATAAGTGATACCAAGGGGATTGTTTTCTGCAAGGAAGGACCTCCATCATCAAAAAGCTACCCTTTGGGGCAGAAGAAAAAATTGAACGAATCATATAGCTGTAAGCGGCGTGCAGGAAAAGCTTGCCCCTTTTGCGCCGGTAATACTTGACTGAACATCCTGCAACGGGTACTTACTGTACTAGCGTCAGCAGCGGAAATTTCCGCTTTGCAGGAAGGTTGTAGAAATGCTTCCGCTGTCGTACCACAAAATATAAAATATGTCAGACCAACAGCACCCTTGTCAATAGTTGAACAATCATGGGACTTGATGGCGTAGAAATCATAATGAATATTGAACAGGCTTTCGGCCTTACTATTAAAGATGGTGAGGCCGAAAATGTAATCACTGTTAACGACTTATATATTTTAGTCAAGAATAAGCTGGAAATTTCTCAGCGATCTCAGTGCAAAACGAGCCGCGTTTTTTATAAGGTCCGCCGTTCACTTGTAGAAGTGTTTCATGTAAGGCGAGCTGATATAAGACCCTCTGTGCGGTTAAGTTCTCTTGTTCCCAAAGAAGACATTCGGAAAAACTGGGGAAGATTAAAAGCCGAGTTAGGGGTAAAGATACCAGATTTGCAAAGACCCCGCTGGCTTGAAGACGCTATACTGTATTTTACGCTCGTATTAGCTCTCTGTGCATTTTTCGCGTTTGGTCTTGAAGCATTTCAGCTCGGTCTGGCTGTAATAATATTTTCTATATTATCTGCTATAGCGTTATATAACGTGACGAAACCTCTGGAAATACATATTCCTGGTCATGTTGATAAGCTTTCACATTTTACTTATAGTGTGCTATCTCAAAATCCATCATTTATAGAAGAACAAAGAAACGCTTGGGTTGACAAAGACCTCTTTAGGCTCGTACAGGCGATAATTGCTGAGCAAATGGATTTTCCTATAGAAAAAGTAAAGCCGCAGTCATCGTTGATAGATGACCTTGGAATAGGTTGATATATTTTATTTAACAAATGTTCTTGCATATAAGCTGAGATTCTCCGGTGGGCTCACCTGCCTTACTGGCTTGAGATCCAACTAGAGATACCTTTCAGTTTGTACGTCCCGTTTTTATATTTTCCCGAAACCCTGCAACACTGTGAATCTTCTAACCCGTTATATCCTGCTTCAGTTTTTAAAAAACATCATGATGCTCGTCCTGAGCTTCATTGCTATCTATCTGTTGATTGATTTTTTTGAAAAGATCGACAACTTCATGGAAAAGGGCAAGTCTATGGCCCTGGTCGGTAAGTTTTTTTTGCTCTCCATCCCCTTTATTGTCGAGCAAATGGGACCGGTCTGTATACTCCTGGCCGGAGTTGTGACCTTTGGTGTGCTCAATCATTCCAACGAGCTGATCGCCCTCAAATCCTGCGGTATTCCATTAAAAAAGATTTCAGCTCCGATTATTGCCGGTGGGGTCTTGGTTACCTTGCTGCTCCTCTCCTTATCGCAATTTCTTCTGCCTAAGACGGTCTCGCAAACCAATAGGATCTGGAATAAGGAGGTTAAGGGTAGGGTCTCTCTGGGAATTTACCGCAACGGACGCTATTATTATCAGGGCAATGATCATTTTTATTCCTTTGCCCGCCCTGATCCCAGCCAGAATGTTTTTCCCTTTTTCTCCTACTCCTCCTGGAACCAGCGTTACGAGTTGACGGTCTTGGTTTCTTCCAAACATGCCACGTGGAAAGATGGAAATTGGACTCTGCAAAATGGTCAGGTGCAGTATGCAAAGGGGAAAGAAATCTTTAAAACAGAGATTTTTACTGAGCGCGATTTTCAATTCACAGAAAATCCAGGAGATTTCTTTATTCCGCAATATCGGAGCAACGAGCTTTCCTTACTTGAGTTGTACCGTGACGCCCTGCATCAGGAGGCACCGGAAGAGCGTACCGTAGCCTGGGCCAATTTTTATGGCCGAATCTCCTATATACTCCTAGGGATACCTCTGCTTCTGCTTGGTCTGCCTATGCTCCTGATGGTGTATCGCAAATGGGGCCGTGATCTTTCGCTGGCTGTGCCGGTGAGTTGTGGATTGGCCTTTGTCTGCTGGGGGTGTTGGGGGACACTCCAATCCCTGGCCAAGGCAGGTTATATTCCTCCTTTTGCCGCAGCAGTCTCAGTTCATATCGCAGTGGGTACTTTAGGCTTTATCCTGCTTCTTCGGGAGGATACCTGATGGAAAAAACTATCGGAAAAATAATCGGCATTGTCGGTGTTCCGCCGCTGGAGATCATCCGCCAAATCAATGAGGAGCAGGGGAGGATCGTTGATCTGGATGAGCCGCAGCTGCCCCTGCCCATGAACCGGGAGGCCCATCTCCCGCAGGTTTATTGCGCCATCCTGCGCACTGTGCTCCTCAACGCTATGAACATGCCTCTGGATCGGATATATGTTGATGTGGGACCGGGGAAATGTGACTGTGCCCTCCATGTAGCCACGGTGCTCCAGCATTTCCTTGCTATTCCTGTTATCACCACCCGTAATCAGGACAGCGAAGGCTTTGGTTTTCCCATCAGTCGGAGTAATTTGCCTTTGCTGGAAAAGCTTCAGGCGATTACCCAGGGAGTGCAATCCAGCGAGCCCTCTCCTGACTATCCTCCCTCGGTTCCTACCGCAGGCTTTTGGGGCGTGCCACCGCGTGATTTCTCGCTTTTGTCCCTGTTCCCGGACAGCACCCATGTCTATGGCTGGAGCCGCTGTATGGAGAACAAAACACCCGCTGATGTCGAGTTGGAATCCTACTACAACCCCTCCG contains:
- a CDS encoding ASKHA domain-containing protein, which produces MQKTIPLVSLIHVNAAPPSLQDNTADLDRLKLALAESLPDPLRSCASHIPFSCMAPLAAAFRAADFTGYAVVQYEPTRLVLVDFFAKAPKRLPALALDLGSTHLEATLLDLLTGETIAHAAVLNRQVDYGTDILSRIHFAERKEGERQGLVVLQEAVLASIHELLDELCQEAAVSPQEVQAAAVSGNTTMVHLLLGLNPRHICREPYIPLANAPDPCLAQEIGLQLHPQATVRVLPGKGSYFGGDLMSGILATGLDQGEETCMLIDVGTNAEVVMGNSEWLIACAGAAGPALEGGVARMGMRAAAGAVEHVAIDRENWQLTWRSIGEAPPVGLCGSGLIDLVAELYLARIVDLRGKFQASFPDQSEAQKAFVEERLLEMDGEQVFLAVAAGEAGNDEPVLLSQLDLDAMMRSKAAMYAILVTLTGQVGLEFSDLSRISVAGAFGKHINPRQAITLGMLPDLPLSTFQPVGNSSLRGAELVLLDHKAFEQSLEIARKITYIELNVNQEFMIRFSGSRFIPHTDPGLFPSVPSFR
- a CDS encoding ATP-binding protein, with product MESYIITPKVDETQEFIEIANDFSNPLDLVREAISNSYDAKSTEIKIIFEVIKQYGESILKITLKDNGSGMTSNQLQSFFDLGNSTRREDVDAIGEKGHGTKVYFNSRKIEVLTSTGEKGFIARMEEPFRKLFDRKIPTVEVTPTNKIDKGTEITIYGYNNNRRDKFTHDILKDYITWFTKHGSVDNQFLEPERKVQLFLQGLGKDSSEEIEQGHFFPEDSKNINKLLDDYMVKAPDHYSKKIVKTGVLKNFPEIKYEAVFCLEGRYVKYAYNPMIRRPGYSAPEGAYTIQERYGLWACKDYMPIQRKNEWITFKGSEYTKFHAFINCQDLRLTANRGSIDNTPSEILQDLKDEIRKIYDSIVKSDEWTSMEWLEEEAHAYQTTEKEKKNFEWRIKKINRANVAQYNGITLVEPERESGVFSIFLILSQMNEAIFPFHVIDYDTHDGIDVIAKGDRSTPIASAKLFYVEFKRTLSRGFNHSFENLHSVVCWDTDIKHDDILKDINNEERKMQIISPDSENDYTHYFLDNPKKAHKIEVFCLKSYLKEKLDLSFKPRTSEAVI
- a CDS encoding cation:proton antiporter, giving the protein MGVAADIVIIVVAALIGALIAQRAKQPLILGYIAAGIVVGPYTGGVTVGDLHEIELLAEIGVALLLFALGLEFSLSELRPVRNIALLGTPIQILLTISFGFALGRYLGLSFAHAIWFGSLISLSSTMVTLKTLMSRGLLGTLSSRVMIGMLIIQDLAIIPMMIILPQLSNPEAGLPILAIAIVKSVVFLVLMFYFGRKLLPWLMEHVAQWNSRELFILSITAIGLGIGYATYLFGLSFAFGAFVAGMVLSESDYGHQALSDIIPLRDIFGLLFFTSVGMLLDPIYLFDNWVRILSLCLAIAVFKGTIFSMLAVLFRYGNIIPIAVGFGLFQIGEFSFVLARLGLETKSIDQDMYSLVLAVSVLSMVLTPFASALAAPLYKLKKRRFKQEPLQTENLPQSGLKNHIIIAGGGRVGQHIAQVLRQLSIPFVIVEVNHQRMLECKEAEYPVIYGDINHATVLELAKVTSAKLLLITTPDVTTSQSIVRLSRRHNSELHIIARADGIKQTQALYESGIYMAVLPEMEAGLEIARQALLHFDVPVSVIQQYTDDVRQNLYSSIYHPKDGHDLLAKLGNIKNMLEISWVTISPESPLANKNIGEAAVRTKTGASIVGIIQGKEFYSNPQVDYTFQGGDLVAVVGNAEERHAFNELAGA
- a CDS encoding LptF/LptG family permease — encoded protein: MNLLTRYILLQFLKNIMMLVLSFIAIYLLIDFFEKIDNFMEKGKSMALVGKFFLLSIPFIVEQMGPVCILLAGVVTFGVLNHSNELIALKSCGIPLKKISAPIIAGGVLVTLLLLSLSQFLLPKTVSQTNRIWNKEVKGRVSLGIYRNGRYYYQGNDHFYSFARPDPSQNVFPFFSYSSWNQRYELTVLVSSKHATWKDGNWTLQNGQVQYAKGKEIFKTEIFTERDFQFTENPGDFFIPQYRSNELSLLELYRDALHQEAPEERTVAWANFYGRISYILLGIPLLLLGLPMLLMVYRKWGRDLSLAVPVSCGLAFVCWGCWGTLQSLAKAGYIPPFAAAVSVHIAVGTLGFILLLREDT